Proteins from one Vigna radiata var. radiata cultivar VC1973A unplaced genomic scaffold, Vradiata_ver6 scaffold_396, whole genome shotgun sequence genomic window:
- the LOC106780500 gene encoding chlorophyll(ide) b reductase NOL, chloroplastic isoform X1: protein MAATTTLSFQYPYPTLPSHSQFSLSSPSSRFKPYTVASRYNLCISTTTTLSLLAFRSPSSPTFLAKASRNTQPMLPPFNVLITGSTKGIGYALAKEFLKAGDNVLICSRSDERVEAAVRSLRVEFGEQYVWGTKCDVRNAEDVKNLVSFAQEKLKYIDIWLATSISLPLSSLEIMQINNAGSNAYSYKPLVEASDEDLIEVVTTNTLGLMICCREAIKMMVDQPRGGHIFNIDGAGSDGRPTPRFAAYGATKRSVVHLTKSLQAELKMQDVKNVLVHNLSPGMVTTDLLMSGVNTKQAKFFINVLAEPAEVVAEYLVPNIRSIPANGSKKPTYIRFLTGLKAYSQIFSRLAFGARRNRYILED from the exons ATGGCTGCAACCACCACTCTCTCCTTCCAATATCCATATCCAACGCTCCCTTCGCACTCTcagttttctctctcttcaccTTCTTCCCGCTTCAAACCCTACACTGTTGCTTCCCGCTACAATCTCTGcatctccaccaccaccaccctcTCTCTGTTGGCTTTCCGAAGCCCAAGCTCTCCGACGTTTCTCGCAAAGGCTTCTCGGAACACTCAGCCCATGCTCCCTCCTTTCAACGTTTTGATTACTGGCTCAACCAAAG GAATAGGGTATGCATTGGCGAAAGAGTTTTTAAAAGCTGGTGACAACGTCCTGATTTGCTCAAGATCAG aTGAAAGGGTAGAAGCTGCTGTCCGGAGCCTGAGAGTAGAATTTGGGGAGCAGTATGTGTGG GGAACTAAATGTGATGTGAGAAATGCAGAGGATGTGAAGAATTTAGTTTCATTTGCtcaagaaaaattgaaatatattgatatatgg CTAGCAACAAGCATTTCACTTCCACTCTCCTCCTTAGA AATTATGCAGATCAACAATGCTGGATCAAATGCATATAGCTATAAGCCACTTGTTGAGGCTTCAGATGAAGATCTTAT AGAGGTGGTTACAACAAATACACTTGGCTTGATGATATGTTGTCGAGAG GCAATCAAGATGATGGTGGACCAACCTCGAGGAGGTCATATTTTCAATATTGATGGAGCAGGTTCGGATGGGAGGCCAACTCCTAG GTTTGCTGCATATGGAGCAACAAAGAGAAGTGTGGTGCACTTAACGAAGTCATTACAG GCAGAATTGAAGATGCAAGATGTTAAAAATGTTCTAGTGCATAATCTTTCG CCAGGAATGGTTACAACGGATCTTCTCATGTCCGGTGTTAATACAAAGCAG GCaaagtttttcattaatgtcTTGGCAGAACCGGCTGAAGTG GTTGCAGAATACTTAGTTCCAAACATTAGATCCATCCCTGCAAACGGATCAAAGAAACCAACATACATTCGATTCCTCACCGGTTTGAAAGCCTATTCCCAGATATTTTCA AGATTGGCATTCGGAGCAAGAAGGAACCGATACATTCTTGAAGATTGA
- the LOC106780500 gene encoding chlorophyll(ide) b reductase NOL, chloroplastic isoform X2, producing the protein MAATTTLSFQYPYPTLPSHSQFSLSSPSSRFKPYTVASRYNLCISTTTTLSLLAFRSPSSPTFLAKASRNTQPMLPPFNVLITGSTKGIGYALAKEFLKAGDNVLICSRSDERVEAAVRSLRVEFGEQYVWGTKCDVRNAEDVKNLVSFAQEKLKYIDIWINNAGSNAYSYKPLVEASDEDLIEVVTTNTLGLMICCREAIKMMVDQPRGGHIFNIDGAGSDGRPTPRFAAYGATKRSVVHLTKSLQAELKMQDVKNVLVHNLSPGMVTTDLLMSGVNTKQAKFFINVLAEPAEVVAEYLVPNIRSIPANGSKKPTYIRFLTGLKAYSQIFSRLAFGARRNRYILED; encoded by the exons ATGGCTGCAACCACCACTCTCTCCTTCCAATATCCATATCCAACGCTCCCTTCGCACTCTcagttttctctctcttcaccTTCTTCCCGCTTCAAACCCTACACTGTTGCTTCCCGCTACAATCTCTGcatctccaccaccaccaccctcTCTCTGTTGGCTTTCCGAAGCCCAAGCTCTCCGACGTTTCTCGCAAAGGCTTCTCGGAACACTCAGCCCATGCTCCCTCCTTTCAACGTTTTGATTACTGGCTCAACCAAAG GAATAGGGTATGCATTGGCGAAAGAGTTTTTAAAAGCTGGTGACAACGTCCTGATTTGCTCAAGATCAG aTGAAAGGGTAGAAGCTGCTGTCCGGAGCCTGAGAGTAGAATTTGGGGAGCAGTATGTGTGG GGAACTAAATGTGATGTGAGAAATGCAGAGGATGTGAAGAATTTAGTTTCATTTGCtcaagaaaaattgaaatatattgatatatgg ATCAACAATGCTGGATCAAATGCATATAGCTATAAGCCACTTGTTGAGGCTTCAGATGAAGATCTTAT AGAGGTGGTTACAACAAATACACTTGGCTTGATGATATGTTGTCGAGAG GCAATCAAGATGATGGTGGACCAACCTCGAGGAGGTCATATTTTCAATATTGATGGAGCAGGTTCGGATGGGAGGCCAACTCCTAG GTTTGCTGCATATGGAGCAACAAAGAGAAGTGTGGTGCACTTAACGAAGTCATTACAG GCAGAATTGAAGATGCAAGATGTTAAAAATGTTCTAGTGCATAATCTTTCG CCAGGAATGGTTACAACGGATCTTCTCATGTCCGGTGTTAATACAAAGCAG GCaaagtttttcattaatgtcTTGGCAGAACCGGCTGAAGTG GTTGCAGAATACTTAGTTCCAAACATTAGATCCATCCCTGCAAACGGATCAAAGAAACCAACATACATTCGATTCCTCACCGGTTTGAAAGCCTATTCCCAGATATTTTCA AGATTGGCATTCGGAGCAAGAAGGAACCGATACATTCTTGAAGATTGA